From Calonectris borealis chromosome 7, bCalBor7.hap1.2, whole genome shotgun sequence, one genomic window encodes:
- the LOC142084378 gene encoding glutathione S-transferase omega-1-like has translation MAGDNSRSLGKGSAAPGPVPEGVIRLYSMRFCPFAQRTRLVLRAKGISHEVININLKNKPDWFFEKSPFGLVPVLETSKGQLIYESPITCEYLDEAFPGKKLMPSDPYERAFQKMLLEHFSKITPIVFKYFVAVKDGQDTTALKAEIAEKFGKLEEILSKRNTVFYGGDSISMLDYMIWPWFERLEPLQLKDSLSHTPKLQRWMEAMKEDPAVKATMTDPQTFKDYLQLYLKNSPEACDYGL, from the exons ATGGCGGGCGACAACTCTCGCAGCCTGGGCAAGG gcagcgcggccccggggccTGTGCCCGAGGGGGTGATCCGGCTCTACAGCATGCGGTTCTGCCCCTTCGCCCAGAGGACGCGCCTCGTCCTCCGCGCCAAGGGCATCAG TCATGAAGTAATCAACATCAATCTGAAGAACAAACCTGACTGGTTCTTTGAGAAGAGCCCGTTTGGGCTGGTTCCTGTTCTGGAGACCAGCAAAGGCCAGCTGATCTATGAGTCCCCAATCACTTGCGAGTACTTGGATGAAGCATTTCCGGGGAAGAAGTTGATGCCTTCGGACCCATATGAGCGAGCCTTTCAGAAGATGCTCTTGGAACACTTCTCAAAG ATAACACCCATAGTTTTCAAGTATTTTGTGGCAGTCAAAGATGGACAGGACACCACGGCACTGAAAGCAGAGATTGCTGAAAAGTTTGGCAAACTTGAAGAG ATCCTGTCCAAACGCAACACTGTGTTTTATGGTGGGGACTCAATCTCCATGCTTGATTACATGATCTGGCCGTGGTTTGAACGTTTGGAACCATTGCAGCTGAAGGA CTCTTTGAGTCACACCCCAAAGCTCCAACGCTGGATGGAGGCCATGAAGGAGGACCCTGCTGTCAAGGCTACAATGACTGACCCACAGACATTCAAAGATTACCTCCAGCTCTATTTGAAGAATAGCCCTGAGGCATGTGATTATGGTCTCTGA